In the genome of Desulfuromonas sp. DDH964, one region contains:
- the leuD gene encoding 3-isopropylmalate dehydratase small subunit: MQSFTRLNGLVAPLDRSNVDTDAIIPKQFLKSIQRTGFGPNLFDEWRYLDHGELGMDCSKRPLNPDFVLNQPRYQGAQILLTRDNFGCGSSREHAPWALLDYGFQVVIAPSFADIFANNCTKNGILPVVLTHAEVDRLFAAVTATPGYRLQVDLAAQQVTTPLGEVLRFELDPFRKKCLLEGLDEISLTLQHADAIRAFEEQRRRAEPWLFAS; the protein is encoded by the coding sequence ATGCAGTCATTTACCCGGCTCAACGGGCTGGTCGCACCACTTGACCGCTCCAACGTCGATACCGACGCCATTATCCCCAAGCAGTTTCTGAAATCGATCCAGCGCACCGGATTCGGGCCGAACCTCTTCGACGAGTGGCGCTACCTCGATCACGGCGAACTCGGCATGGACTGCAGCAAGCGTCCCCTCAACCCGGACTTCGTCCTCAACCAGCCGCGCTACCAGGGGGCGCAGATCCTGCTGACCCGCGACAATTTCGGCTGCGGCTCGTCCCGCGAGCATGCCCCCTGGGCGCTCCTCGACTACGGCTTCCAGGTGGTGATCGCGCCGAGCTTCGCCGACATCTTCGCCAACAACTGCACCAAGAATGGCATCCTGCCGGTCGTTCTGACCCATGCCGAGGTCGACCGGCTCTTCGCCGCGGTGACGGCAACCCCCGGCTACCGGCTCCAGGTCGATCTGGCCGCGCAGCAGGTCACCACCCCTTTGGGAGAGGTGCTGCGCTTCGAACTCGACCCGTTCCGCAAAAAGTGCCTGCTCGAAGGGCTGGACGAGATCAGCCTCACCCTTCAGCACGCCGACGCGATCCGGGCCTTCGAGGAGCAGCGAAGACGTGCCGAACCCTGGCTGTTCGCATCGTGA
- the leuC gene encoding 3-isopropylmalate dehydratase large subunit encodes MKQTLYDKLWERHLVRCDEDGTCLLYIDRHLVHEVTSPQAFEGLRLAGLRPWRSGANVAVPDHNVPTTDRSGGIAEPLSRLQVETLDANCDEFGISEFAMNDVRQGIVHIIGPEQGLTLPGMTIVCGDSHTSTHGALGTLAFGIGTSEVEHVLATQCLNQKKARNMLVSVDGEVGRGITAKDIMLAIIGAIGTAGGTGYVIEYGGDAIRALSVEGRMTICNMSIEAGAKAGMIAVDDKTIEYVKGRPFAPKGELWARAEADWRTLHSDPGARYDRTVHLDAAAIEPQVTWGTSPEMVSSVGGRVPDPAAEPDAVKREGMKKALEYMGLAPGTPITAIYPDTIFLGSCTNARIEDLRAAAAIVKGHKLAANIKRALVVPGSGLVKKQAEAEGLDAIFKACGFEWREAGCSMCLGMNEDRLAPQERCASTSNRNFEGRQGQGGRTHLVSPAMAAAAAITGHFVDVRTLED; translated from the coding sequence ATGAAGCAGACCCTTTACGACAAACTCTGGGAACGTCACCTGGTGCGCTGCGACGAAGACGGCACCTGCCTGCTCTACATCGACCGGCACCTGGTCCACGAAGTCACCTCGCCGCAGGCCTTCGAAGGGCTGCGCCTGGCTGGCCTCCGTCCTTGGCGATCCGGCGCCAACGTGGCGGTACCGGACCATAACGTCCCCACCACCGACCGCAGCGGCGGCATTGCCGAGCCCCTCTCGCGGCTGCAGGTCGAAACCCTGGACGCCAACTGCGACGAGTTCGGCATCAGCGAGTTCGCCATGAACGACGTGCGCCAGGGGATCGTTCACATCATCGGCCCGGAGCAGGGTCTGACCCTCCCCGGCATGACGATCGTCTGCGGCGACTCCCATACCTCGACCCACGGAGCGCTGGGGACCCTCGCCTTCGGTATCGGCACCTCCGAGGTCGAGCACGTGCTGGCGACCCAGTGCCTGAACCAGAAGAAGGCCCGCAACATGCTGGTCAGCGTCGACGGCGAGGTCGGCCGCGGCATCACCGCCAAGGACATCATGCTGGCGATCATCGGCGCCATCGGTACCGCTGGCGGTACCGGCTACGTCATCGAATACGGCGGCGACGCGATCCGGGCGCTCTCCGTGGAAGGGCGGATGACGATCTGCAACATGTCGATCGAGGCGGGGGCCAAGGCCGGCATGATCGCCGTCGACGACAAGACCATCGAGTACGTCAAGGGACGGCCCTTCGCGCCAAAGGGGGAGCTCTGGGCGCGGGCGGAAGCCGACTGGCGCACCCTGCACAGCGACCCTGGCGCCCGTTACGACCGCACCGTGCATCTCGACGCCGCCGCGATCGAGCCCCAGGTGACCTGGGGGACCTCGCCGGAGATGGTTTCCAGCGTCGGCGGCCGCGTCCCCGACCCGGCCGCCGAGCCCGATGCGGTCAAGCGCGAGGGGATGAAGAAGGCCCTTGAGTACATGGGGCTGGCACCGGGCACGCCGATCACCGCCATCTACCCCGATACCATCTTTCTCGGCTCCTGCACCAACGCCCGCATCGAGGATTTGCGCGCCGCCGCGGCCATCGTCAAGGGGCACAAGCTGGCCGCCAACATCAAGCGGGCGCTGGTGGTGCCGGGTTCGGGGCTGGTGAAAAAACAGGCCGAGGCCGAAGGGCTCGACGCGATCTTCAAGGCCTGCGGCTTCGAGTGGCGCGAGGCAGGTTGTTCCATGTGTCTCGGCATGAACGAGGACCGGCTGGCGCCACAGGAGCGCTGCGCCTCAACCTCGAACCGCAACTTCGAGGGACGGCAGGGGCAGGGCGGGCGCACCCACCTGGTCAGTCCGGCGATGGCCGCTGCCGCCGCAATTACCGGTCATTTCGTCGATGTCCGCACCCTGGAGGACTAA
- a CDS encoding acetone carboxylase subunit gamma, with product MAPGEFLQACAAGEVWLYCKSCQQTKNFNAVEHLRSIENPSYWGPEPWWQDTREFRCPDCGSVQQSNLQRESF from the coding sequence ATGGCCCCCGGTGAATTCCTCCAGGCCTGCGCCGCAGGCGAAGTCTGGCTCTACTGCAAGAGTTGTCAGCAAACCAAAAATTTCAATGCGGTTGAACACCTGCGCAGCATCGAAAATCCCTCCTACTGGGGACCCGAGCCCTGGTGGCAGGACACCCGGGAATTTCGCTGCCCCGATTGCGGCAGTGTACAGCAGTCGAACCTGCAGCGGGAGAGCTTCTGA
- a CDS encoding GSU3128 family (seleno)protein codes for MKLRKKFLDFEYEEVLDIRTRELIRVACAVAVGCPDULQKHFAVAEQAGASREELREAMAYGMIAPGGRAKNFALGQLRELDSGQ; via the coding sequence ATGAAACTGCGCAAGAAATTTCTCGATTTTGAGTACGAAGAAGTTCTCGATATCCGCACCCGGGAATTGATCCGGGTTGCCTGCGCCGTGGCGGTCGGCTGCCCCGACTGACTGCAGAAACACTTCGCGGTCGCGGAGCAGGCAGGCGCCAGCCGGGAAGAACTTCGGGAAGCGATGGCCTACGGGATGATCGCTCCCGGGGGGCGGGCAAAAAATTTCGCCCTTGGGCAGTTGCGGGAGCTCGATTCCGGCCAATAA
- the ttcA gene encoding tRNA 2-thiocytidine(32) synthetase TtcA, which yields MAIDESSQFRRLRKLVGKAIGDFNLIEAGDRIAVAVSGGKDSYVLLHLLESLRRRAPVRYELVAVNVDAGFSGYRQEVLAAHLQEHGFASRLQSTEMATIIDAKLRPGSSYCAFCARLRRGVLYSICDELGCNKLALGHHLDDFIETLLLNQFFVGKLAAMSPRMLADNGRQTVIRPLVYVEESAVAALAAELQVPIIDCGCPVQGTEEQQRQRMKSLVGQLAQEIPQLRRSLLGAMGNVQPRHLLDLHLQPS from the coding sequence GTGGCAATCGATGAGAGCTCCCAATTCCGGCGCCTGCGCAAACTGGTCGGCAAGGCGATCGGCGACTTCAATCTGATCGAGGCGGGCGACCGCATCGCGGTGGCGGTTTCCGGTGGCAAGGACAGCTACGTCCTGCTGCACCTGCTGGAAAGCCTGCGCCGGCGGGCGCCGGTGCGTTACGAGCTGGTGGCGGTGAACGTCGACGCCGGCTTTTCCGGCTACCGGCAGGAGGTGCTGGCGGCCCATCTGCAGGAACACGGATTTGCCTCGCGGCTGCAATCGACCGAGATGGCCACTATTATCGATGCCAAGCTGCGCCCCGGCTCTTCCTACTGTGCGTTCTGTGCCCGTCTGCGGCGCGGCGTCCTCTATTCCATCTGCGACGAGCTCGGCTGCAACAAGCTGGCACTCGGTCACCACCTCGACGATTTCATCGAAACCCTGCTCCTCAACCAGTTCTTCGTCGGCAAACTGGCGGCGATGAGCCCGCGGATGCTGGCGGACAACGGCCGCCAGACGGTGATCCGGCCGCTGGTCTACGTCGAGGAGTCGGCCGTGGCCGCCCTCGCCGCCGAACTGCAGGTGCCGATTATCGACTGTGGTTGCCCGGTGCAGGGGACAGAAGAACAGCAGCGCCAGCGGATGAAGAGCCTGGTCGGCCAGTTGGCGCAGGAGATTCCGCAGCTGCGGCGCAGCCTGCTCGGTGCGATGGGAAACGTCCAGCCCCGTCACCTGCTCGATCTTCACCTGCAACCATCCTGA
- a CDS encoding PP2C family protein-serine/threonine phosphatase yields the protein MVSSDISDDFDLNLASHVQQLLFPKSSPYCDWACIGVKNLMARGLGGDYFDFIAMPDGCQAVFVGDVTGHGVHASVVMALLYGYIHRASQSFCSPVDLVREINAFLQSFARRSAEFDHYFSTTLFCASIDPLSLRMEYVNAGHPAPLVRRGDDILSLPATSAPVGFFDAPEIQSGSFRFHPQDRLLLYTDGITESSNPAGELFGTERLQQVLREKDGDYRNFLNQLFAVRGDFAGDTAPEDDCTAIVIDFHTPRGGLDAA from the coding sequence ATGGTTAGCAGCGACATCAGCGACGATTTCGATCTCAACCTGGCCAGCCATGTCCAGCAGCTTCTCTTTCCGAAGAGCTCCCCCTACTGCGACTGGGCCTGTATCGGCGTGAAGAACCTGATGGCGCGCGGCCTGGGCGGGGACTATTTCGATTTCATCGCCATGCCCGACGGGTGCCAGGCGGTTTTTGTCGGTGATGTGACCGGTCACGGCGTGCATGCCTCGGTGGTGATGGCACTCCTCTACGGCTATATTCACCGCGCCTCCCAATCCTTCTGCTCGCCCGTCGATCTGGTGCGGGAAATCAACGCTTTCCTGCAGTCCTTCGCCCGTCGTTCCGCCGAATTCGATCATTATTTTTCCACCACCCTCTTCTGCGCCAGCATCGACCCGTTATCGCTGCGGATGGAGTACGTCAACGCCGGCCACCCGGCGCCGCTGGTGCGCCGTGGCGACGATATCCTCTCTCTGCCGGCCACCTCGGCCCCGGTTGGATTTTTCGACGCACCGGAGATTCAAAGCGGTTCGTTCCGTTTTCACCCCCAGGACCGGCTGCTCCTCTACACCGATGGCATAACCGAGTCATCCAACCCCGCGGGGGAACTGTTCGGTACCGAGAGGCTGCAGCAGGTGCTGCGGGAAAAGGACGGCGACTACCGGAATTTCCTTAACCAGCTCTTCGCGGTGCGGGGGGATTTTGCCGGCGACACTGCGCCGGAGGATGACTGCACCGCCATTGTGATCGATTTTCATACGCCGCGCGGAGGCCTCGATGCTGCATAG
- a CDS encoding PilZ domain-containing protein, translating into MLHSRMPAGKNRQLAVAVRDPALQAILGALLEEWLYAVVPRAEEATLVLLEEGLAFSASGVEVVRLARFPSSGRDRIALPIVVEELWAALEPRFHRPPRAHIRIDLDRPAVVSVRGEREATRIVSLSDLGTRFSLTRELVNDEQLQLDVELDGRTWHLEGRVIYVIPRGDLDGSGAFDIGMLFIHPAIETRGELRNLVVRRYLERVARRLPSELFYAGLAHFALPSATRKALVAE; encoded by the coding sequence ATGCTGCATAGCCGGATGCCTGCCGGGAAAAACCGTCAACTGGCCGTGGCGGTCCGCGATCCGGCGCTGCAGGCCATTCTCGGTGCCCTGCTGGAGGAGTGGCTGTACGCGGTGGTGCCGCGAGCGGAAGAAGCGACCCTGGTTTTGCTGGAGGAAGGACTGGCGTTTTCTGCTTCGGGGGTGGAAGTGGTACGGCTGGCCCGGTTTCCGAGTTCCGGCCGCGACCGGATTGCGCTGCCCATCGTAGTGGAAGAGCTCTGGGCCGCCCTCGAGCCCCGCTTCCACCGGCCGCCCCGCGCCCATATCCGCATCGATCTCGACCGTCCTGCCGTGGTCTCGGTGCGCGGTGAGCGGGAGGCGACCCGGATCGTCAGCCTTTCCGATCTCGGTACCCGCTTTTCCCTGACGCGGGAACTGGTCAACGACGAGCAGCTGCAGCTCGATGTCGAGCTTGACGGAAGGACCTGGCACCTGGAAGGGCGGGTTATCTACGTCATCCCGCGCGGCGATCTCGATGGCTCCGGCGCATTTGATATCGGCATGCTCTTTATCCATCCCGCGATCGAGACCCGGGGGGAGTTGCGGAATTTGGTGGTTCGCCGCTACCTGGAGCGGGTTGCCCGGCGTCTTCCCTCCGAGCTGTTTTATGCCGGACTGGCCCATTTTGCGCTCCCCTCTGCCACCCGGAAGGCTCTGGTTGCGGAGTAA
- a CDS encoding response regulator: MSKKIAIIDEDQNICRFLSESLKLKGYQVEVFNSAEAAQETIDAGKFDLALADILLPGISGLELCRNLRNAEATATLPIILMTAFQKETRQINAAREEFGANDYLLKPFTLATLHERIDKLIGVPATRGPARQLHVEGDLAVTPLPALLHNLYTLQATGLLHLERGERRKIVYVKDGYPIFVRSNLIRECLGKMLVHDGLISQAQCDDSLQKVKESGRLQGTVLIEMGLLTPEQLHRFLSRQVTEKLLEAFGWTDGSFRFLQGKDFKSGVTSIELSPAMLILQGIRRYFSDTRTAELLAPHRHHYLVQTENPHYRFQDLELNRRDAEVLALCRGGFTLEELLAQFPLSHRELEQFLAGLLTAEILESREAPVVQAGEEDLAVLHQFADTRELRQRILADYARLLSLDHFALFEVTRDAGADEIRRKYFALAKKYHPDQFLQKHLSEDLTAKINELFRHIGEAYQVISNPKSRQDYLDQISGRKKERQQDVTDILQAETAFQKGMVFLRAKNYPEALEAFSWAVKLSPKEPEYLTSYAWAKFKAYPGDRERLGESMQALQHSLDLNNRLDRSHLYLGYLLKQEGREREAEKQFEMAIKCNPRCTEALRELRLINMRRTRPDGGGLLAKVFKK; encoded by the coding sequence ATGAGCAAAAAAATCGCGATTATCGATGAAGACCAGAATATCTGCCGGTTTCTCAGCGAGTCGCTCAAGCTCAAGGGCTACCAAGTTGAAGTCTTCAACAGCGCTGAGGCGGCCCAGGAAACGATCGACGCCGGCAAGTTCGATCTCGCCCTCGCCGACATCCTCCTCCCCGGCATCTCCGGGCTCGAGCTCTGTCGCAACCTGCGCAACGCGGAGGCGACGGCGACCCTGCCGATCATATTGATGACCGCCTTTCAGAAGGAGACCAGGCAGATCAACGCGGCCCGGGAAGAATTCGGTGCCAACGACTACCTGCTCAAGCCCTTCACCCTGGCGACCCTGCACGAGAGGATCGACAAGTTGATCGGAGTACCGGCGACCAGGGGCCCGGCGCGCCAGCTCCATGTCGAGGGGGATCTCGCTGTCACCCCCCTCCCCGCCCTGCTGCACAACCTCTACACCCTGCAGGCAACCGGCCTGCTCCACCTCGAACGGGGCGAGCGGCGCAAGATCGTTTACGTCAAGGACGGTTACCCGATCTTCGTCCGTTCCAACCTGATCCGCGAATGCCTCGGCAAGATGCTGGTCCATGACGGCCTGATCAGCCAGGCCCAGTGCGACGACTCCCTGCAGAAGGTCAAGGAGAGCGGCCGGCTGCAGGGGACCGTCCTCATCGAGATGGGGCTGCTGACGCCGGAGCAGCTGCACCGATTTCTCAGCCGCCAGGTTACCGAAAAGCTGCTCGAGGCCTTCGGCTGGACCGACGGCAGTTTTCGCTTCCTGCAGGGAAAAGACTTCAAGTCCGGCGTCACCAGCATCGAACTTTCACCCGCCATGCTGATTCTGCAGGGGATCCGTCGCTATTTCTCCGATACCCGAACCGCCGAGCTGCTGGCGCCCCACCGCCACCACTACCTGGTGCAGACCGAGAACCCCCATTACCGCTTCCAGGACCTGGAACTCAACCGCCGCGATGCCGAGGTACTGGCCCTGTGCCGGGGCGGGTTCACCCTCGAAGAGCTCCTCGCCCAATTCCCCCTCAGCCACCGCGAACTGGAACAGTTCCTGGCGGGGCTGCTCACCGCCGAAATCCTCGAGAGCCGGGAGGCGCCGGTGGTACAGGCCGGGGAGGAGGATCTGGCGGTGCTGCACCAGTTCGCCGACACCCGGGAGCTGCGTCAGAGGATTCTTGCCGATTATGCGCGGCTGCTTTCCCTCGATCACTTTGCCCTGTTCGAAGTAACCCGCGATGCCGGAGCGGATGAGATCCGCCGCAAGTACTTTGCCCTTGCCAAGAAGTACCACCCCGACCAGTTTCTGCAGAAACACCTCTCCGAAGATCTCACCGCAAAAATCAACGAGCTCTTCAGGCACATCGGCGAGGCCTACCAGGTCATCAGCAACCCGAAAAGCCGCCAGGATTACCTCGATCAGATCAGCGGCAGGAAGAAGGAACGGCAACAGGACGTGACAGACATCCTGCAGGCCGAAACCGCCTTCCAGAAGGGGATGGTTTTCCTCCGGGCGAAAAATTATCCGGAGGCCCTCGAAGCCTTCAGCTGGGCGGTCAAGCTCAGCCCCAAAGAACCTGAGTACCTGACCAGTTACGCCTGGGCCAAGTTCAAGGCCTATCCCGGCGACCGCGAACGCCTCGGCGAGTCGATGCAGGCGCTGCAGCACTCCCTCGACCTCAACAACAGGCTCGACCGCAGCCACCTCTATCTCGGCTACCTGCTGAAACAGGAAGGGCGGGAGCGGGAGGCCGAAAAACAGTTCGAGATGGCGATCAAGTGCAATCCGCGCTGCACCGAGGCACTGCGGGAGTTGCGCCTGATCAACATGCGCCGAACCCGTCCCGACGGCGGAGGACTGCTGGCCAAGGTTTTTAAAAAATAA
- the glnE gene encoding bifunctional [glutamate--ammonia ligase]-adenylyl-L-tyrosine phosphorylase/[glutamate--ammonia-ligase] adenylyltransferase → MDRTEISQALQKAARNETALATLATRLGFAESRKTAANLLLLSDLLADPALLASLVEIARDCADPDLALNNLERLGNVVPINTLRPQLEDAVSARRLLTVLGASPFLTSIFCRKPVYFEELFPGGEIERAKDEATMLTELRERVALEVDFATLQQGLRRFKCREILRIGSRDLCGLADLATVTAELSALAAATLQRAYEVCDRQLRAEHGAPLLASVAESCPLEAEFTILGMGKFGGRELNFSSDIDLIYFYTSERGQSTGVPDAAGKVKNSIPLHNYFCKLGELVTRAVGQATEDGFVFRVDLRLRPEGNNGEMANSLRSAEVYYESWGQSWERAAMLKARPVAGSHTLGEQLLRDLEPFIYRRFLDYAMIEDIKLMKQKIDRSLTREREGELNLKLGQGGIREIEFFIQAMQLIYAGKNRSLREKNSLRALDLLLKEGLIKAKEHQTLREAYIFLRTVEHRIQVVQERQTHNLPVKSDELRALARRCGFADEPAFRCELDRHRQAVAAIYHDLFYTSEEESRDQVRPEIAFLLDPNADSDLAKDILEERGFKNPDAAFESLQLLRGAPHSFLTPRARRHLERIAPFLLQEVVDSPEPEMALLNLERFLGALRARATFFALLDENKGIIQLLVSLFGTSQFLSRIFIQHPEILDSLVSRSYAAPFKDRTTLAQNLAELMDSAVDYEQKLDVLRRFRNEEFLRIAIGDIHGHTPQGQGTLQLSHLAEVCLEQALAIARGELLPRFGLPIAKATGEEAQFAIVGMGKLGGQELNYHSDLDIIFIYEGDGQTAPGPGCDPERFREQSNQEYFSRLAQRIISVLTLMTREGTVYQIDTRLRPSGNQGPLVTSLAAFERYHDGSAQLWERQALTKARAVAGAPSLAARVDQLIGRCVFDRPVPDGLKEEIYRLRGRMEAEIAREGVEHFNIKTGRGGMVDVEFIVQYLQLLYGGSHPGLRTTNTLQALHILNEEGILSAADYFVLESGYKFLRRLENKLRLVHDQSINELSGERDYLLRLARRLGYPERPRHPADLFLADYRRITEEIRRVFEQYLGAATPTPE, encoded by the coding sequence ATGGATCGGACCGAGATCAGCCAGGCCCTGCAGAAGGCCGCGCGCAATGAAACCGCCCTGGCGACGCTGGCGACCCGCCTCGGCTTTGCCGAAAGCCGCAAGACCGCCGCCAACCTCCTGCTCCTCTCCGACCTCCTCGCCGACCCGGCGCTGCTGGCGTCCCTGGTCGAAATCGCCCGCGACTGCGCCGACCCCGACCTGGCGCTGAACAACCTGGAGCGGCTTGGCAACGTCGTCCCAATCAACACCCTGCGGCCCCAGCTTGAGGATGCGGTGTCCGCCCGGCGCCTGCTGACCGTTCTCGGTGCCTCCCCCTTTCTGACCAGTATTTTCTGCCGCAAACCAGTCTATTTCGAGGAGCTCTTTCCCGGCGGCGAGATCGAGCGCGCCAAAGACGAGGCGACGATGCTCACCGAGCTGCGGGAACGGGTCGCCCTGGAGGTCGACTTCGCCACCCTGCAGCAGGGGCTGCGCCGTTTCAAGTGCCGCGAGATCCTGCGCATCGGCAGCCGCGATCTCTGCGGCCTCGCCGACCTCGCCACGGTGACCGCCGAGCTCTCCGCCCTCGCCGCCGCCACCCTGCAGCGTGCCTACGAGGTCTGCGACCGGCAACTGCGGGCCGAGCATGGGGCGCCGCTCCTCGCATCCGTGGCGGAGAGCTGCCCGCTGGAGGCGGAATTCACCATCCTCGGCATGGGCAAGTTCGGCGGTCGCGAGCTCAACTTCTCCTCCGATATTGACCTGATCTACTTCTACACCTCGGAACGGGGCCAGAGCACCGGGGTCCCCGACGCCGCCGGGAAGGTAAAGAACAGCATTCCGCTCCACAACTACTTCTGCAAGCTGGGGGAGCTGGTCACCCGGGCCGTCGGCCAGGCGACGGAGGACGGGTTCGTCTTTCGCGTCGACCTGCGCCTGCGCCCGGAGGGGAACAACGGCGAGATGGCCAACTCGTTGCGCAGCGCCGAAGTCTACTACGAGAGCTGGGGGCAGAGCTGGGAGCGGGCGGCGATGCTCAAGGCGCGACCGGTGGCCGGCAGCCATACCCTCGGTGAGCAGTTGCTCCGGGATCTTGAGCCCTTCATCTACCGGCGCTTCCTCGATTACGCGATGATCGAGGATATCAAGCTGATGAAGCAGAAGATCGACCGCAGCCTGACCCGCGAGCGGGAGGGGGAACTCAACCTCAAGCTCGGCCAGGGGGGGATCCGCGAGATCGAGTTCTTCATCCAGGCGATGCAGCTGATCTACGCCGGCAAGAACCGCTCGCTGCGCGAGAAGAACAGCCTCAGGGCCCTTGATCTGCTCCTCAAGGAAGGCCTGATCAAGGCGAAAGAGCACCAGACCCTGCGCGAGGCCTACATCTTCCTGCGCACCGTCGAACACCGGATCCAGGTGGTGCAGGAGCGCCAGACCCACAATCTGCCGGTCAAGAGCGATGAACTGCGTGCCCTCGCCCGGCGCTGCGGCTTTGCCGACGAGCCCGCCTTCCGCTGCGAACTCGACCGCCATCGCCAGGCGGTGGCGGCGATCTACCATGACCTCTTCTACACCAGCGAGGAGGAGAGTCGCGACCAGGTCCGCCCCGAAATCGCCTTCCTCCTCGACCCCAATGCCGACAGCGACCTCGCCAAGGACATCCTCGAAGAGCGCGGCTTCAAGAATCCCGATGCCGCCTTCGAGAGCCTGCAGCTGCTGCGCGGCGCGCCCCATTCCTTTCTGACCCCCCGGGCCCGCCGCCACCTCGAACGGATCGCCCCGTTCCTGCTGCAGGAGGTGGTCGACTCCCCGGAACCGGAAATGGCGCTGCTCAACCTCGAGCGTTTTCTCGGCGCTCTGCGGGCACGGGCGACCTTCTTCGCCCTCCTCGACGAGAACAAAGGGATCATCCAGCTCCTCGTCTCCCTCTTCGGCACCAGCCAGTTCCTGTCACGGATTTTCATCCAGCACCCGGAGATTCTCGACTCCCTGGTCTCCCGTTCCTATGCCGCCCCCTTCAAGGACCGGACGACCCTGGCGCAGAACCTGGCGGAGCTGATGGATAGCGCGGTCGACTATGAACAGAAGCTCGATGTCCTGCGCCGCTTTCGCAACGAGGAGTTCCTGCGCATCGCCATCGGCGACATCCATGGCCACACTCCCCAGGGGCAGGGGACATTGCAGCTCTCCCACCTCGCCGAGGTCTGCCTCGAACAGGCCCTGGCCATCGCCCGCGGCGAGCTGCTGCCACGCTTCGGCCTGCCGATCGCCAAGGCGACCGGCGAAGAGGCCCAATTCGCCATTGTCGGCATGGGCAAGCTCGGCGGCCAGGAGCTCAATTACCACTCGGACCTCGATATCATCTTCATCTACGAGGGGGACGGCCAGACCGCCCCCGGCCCGGGGTGCGACCCGGAACGCTTCCGCGAGCAGAGCAACCAGGAGTACTTCTCCCGCCTCGCCCAGCGGATCATCTCGGTATTGACGTTGATGACCCGGGAAGGGACGGTCTACCAGATCGACACCCGGTTGCGCCCTTCCGGCAACCAGGGACCGCTGGTCACCTCCCTCGCCGCCTTCGAGCGCTACCATGACGGTTCAGCGCAGCTCTGGGAGCGCCAGGCGCTGACCAAGGCCCGCGCCGTGGCCGGTGCACCGAGCCTCGCCGCCCGCGTCGACCAGCTGATCGGGCGCTGTGTCTTTGACCGCCCGGTCCCCGACGGCCTTAAAGAAGAGATCTACCGCTTGCGCGGCCGCATGGAGGCGGAAATTGCGCGGGAGGGGGTCGAACATTTCAACATCAAGACCGGCCGCGGCGGCATGGTCGATGTCGAATTCATTGTCCAGTACCTGCAGCTCCTCTACGGCGGCAGCCATCCCGGACTGCGCACCACCAACACATTGCAGGCCTTGCACATCCTTAATGAAGAAGGTATTCTGAGCGCGGCGGACTACTTCGTGCTCGAAAGCGGCTATAAATTCCTGCGGCGCCTGGAAAACAAGCTGCGCCTGGTCCATGACCAGTCGATCAACGAACTCTCCGGTGAGCGGGACTACCTGCTGCGCCTCGCCCGGCGCCTTGGCTACCCCGAGCGCCCGCGCCATCCCGCCGATCTCTTCCTGGCCGACTACCGGCGCATCACTGAGGAGATTCGCAGGGTCTTTGAACAATATCTCGGCGCGGCGACGCCAACCCCGGAATAA